The Pseudophryne corroboree isolate aPseCor3 chromosome 2, aPseCor3.hap2, whole genome shotgun sequence genome has a segment encoding these proteins:
- the LOC134995082 gene encoding uncharacterized protein LOC134995082 isoform X3 gives MEVQVLEHIRHSLLSDRNKDLIIDKLLSLTMEIICLLTREDFIVVRKSGDQVTDISGPPVSDRSSGTQSPNTEAPPHAPTGERNRDRNIQAPTEVYPRETGKVPGKCKDVEVSFSVTEWDCSGGHNDVVMDPPQLPDSVGECSSRSPPGRCETPLYSGDYIKEENRIVIEDYQDEPGHGVYHPQCKEEEPVPDPTNSGGCSSRTPADPCETPLYSPGCIEEENRTVTQEYQDEPGHMIYHRQCKEEAVPAEISPGGCNPTHPADPCDTPLYTPGCMGEENRMISQDYQAVPGDGMCYQQCKEEDVPAEIRSDRTQNKGVDYIPQ, from the exons ATGGAGGTCCAGGTCCTGGAACATATCCGGCACTCGCTACTGAGTGACAGAAACAAAGACCTGATCATAGACAAGCTGCTGAGTCTCACCATGGAGATTATCTGTCTGCTGACTAGAGAG GATTTCATTGTTGTGAGAAAGTCGGGTGACCAGGTGACAGACATCAGCGGCCCCCCTGTGTCAGACAGAAGCAGCGGCACCCAGAGCCCAAACACGGAGGCTCCGCCTCATGCGCCAACAGGGGAGAGGAACCGTGACAGGAATATCCAGGCACCTACTGAGGTATATCCCAGAGAGACAGGAAAG GTGCCTGGGAAGTGTAAGGATGTGGAGGTCTCGTTCTCTGTGACAGAGTGGGACTGTTCAGGCGGACACAATGACGTTGTAATGGACCCTCCGCAGCTGCCTGACTCAGTGG GTGAGTGTAGCTCTAGAAGCCCCCCAGGACGATGTGAGACCCCTCTGTACTCTGGGGATTATATAAAGGAAGAGAACCGGATTGTCATAGAGGATTATCAG GATGAGCCGGGACACGGGGTGTATCACCCGCAGtgtaaggaagaggagcccgtccctGATCCCACCAACTCAG GTGGGTGCAGCTCTAGAACTCCCGCAGACCCCTGTGAGACCCCTCTGTACTCTCCGGGCTGTATAGAGGAAGAGAACAGGACTGTGACACAGGAATATCAG GATGAGCCGGGACACATGATATATCACCGGCAGTGTAAGGAAGAGGCCGTTCCTGCTGAGATCAGCCCAG GTGGGTGTAACCCTACACACCCCGCAGACCCATGTGACACCCCTCTCTATACTCCGGGGTGTATGGGAGAAGAGAACAGGATGATCAGCCAGGATTATCAG GCTGTGCCAGGAGACGGGATGTGTTACCAGCAATGTAAAGAAGAGGACGTTCCTGCTGAGATCAGATCAG